In the genome of Xenopus tropicalis strain Nigerian chromosome 10, UCB_Xtro_10.0, whole genome shotgun sequence, the window GTGACAACCACTGCATTCATATTGATTTCTATTTGTGCCAAACTTTGCAAACATCAATCTTACACATAGGTTGTACTGCAACCACATCAGGCACCATTACCTTCCACTAGGGTGCTGACTGCCATGAGGGCATCTTCCTGTACTCCCCCAGAACCTGCAGTGCTCTGGAACATGCGGAGCAATGAGGCCATCACAACATCAGATATCTGTAGGGCATCCTGGTGTTGCACCTTCCTCAGCACATTCTAGAGAAAACCATAATAGGATATACAGATTAAGAAAGTATAAAAACAATTCTGATACATAAAAACAAGTATAAGAGGTTTCTCTTGCCACATGGATGCATTTTCTTGCTTGCCGGAAAGCACTTGCTTAACACAGGTAGGGGAAGTTCATATTCAAGGGCTGAGACATGGCAGTAGCCACCATAATGAAATCAATAATTTCATGTTACATTGTTGGAACTTCATGTTCACGATGAGCCACTGCCCAGAGCTTCACAGACAACATGAACAAACTGCTGATTAGTCTCGTTTCTTTGCGCAATTATTATTTTCAAGACAACTGCTCTATATTGTAAAGTCTTTGTATTGTCAAAAGTTCCAGAAGGTATTATAACAACTGCACATACAGTGCACAATGTGTGACAGAAGCACCCCTATATTTTGCACATAGATAATATGACCACCAAATATGTAGGATAGTTTGTTTCCTTACCACAACTCCATTAAAGTTTAGTGTACAAGCCAAATGGTCAAACCTGGAGGGGTTATGCATCCAAGTGGGAAATGGGGTGTGTTAAGAAACTGTAAATACCGTATACTGGTTTTAGTGTTGTACCATATATTCAAGGTAATTTGTATAAAGGAAAAGTACAATCATTGGGGGTTACCAAAATGTGTACACTGGACTGTTGCAGTTTTCTACTAATGAGCACCGGCCTGGGATACCTGgtaagtgattgtacctttccttgtACTTTATGATACCAGCGCAATGACTGCAGTTTACTGCACAAAAATGTTCAGTTTGCTTCCATATTTCCTCATAATTTATTAGGATATGGGAGTCTTTCAGGATTTATAGGAGTCTTTGGATAAGCGTATTGCAGTTTATGGTGTTTGTGGGCCCATTTAAAACTAGTCAGGGTCTTCACTCTGTAAAACGCTGTGGGATTTATACAGGTAGGGGCTGGGAGCAATAGAGGTTGCATGATAGCAACACCTTTTAAAATCAGGGCTTGATTTGTGCTCACAAGGATCGACAGTTCCACTTAGACTGAGTCACCATGTAAGATCTTGCTGCAGTACTGCAGGCAGCTTGCATTTCAGTGTGGGTTTCAAGTTGTCAAATGAAGCCGCCAGGGAACATAACAGTGCAGATAACATACTccccttaaagaaacagtaacaccaaaaaaatatatcaaagtgtttaaaagtattaaaatataacatacggtttccctgcactggtaaaactggcttTTTACCAGTATGAAAATACTGCTGTGCAGCCATAGGGGAAGATATTCAACCTGCAAAAGTGGGTTTATATTTCTGCACAAGGCCTAAATCTATTGTAtcatacagagcttatctgctatgtagcctgtgccatttagccctatttcagcttgaatagctgccccatGGCTATAAATCAGCTTATTCATATAATCTATAGAAGTGTTTAAGCAAACGTACAACTACCAGTACAGGAAATAGACACCCTATATTTgaattcattttcaaattttttcattttttgatgttaatgTTTCTTTAAATTTTATATTCGCTGTGAAAATACTGGAGACCTAAAGTCGTCTTGTCCCAGGCATGTACTAAAAGGTTGCAGCCTTcaataattatacaggtataggaaaaaTCTATGATCTTGAATGCTTGGGAtcggctttccagataaggaatattATATATTGGATAACCCAttccttaagcctgctaaaaaaaaaaaaaaaacatttaaacattacataaacccaataggattgcattgacaccaatatggattgaCGCAGCTCAGTTAGGATTAAGcacaaagtgctgttttattactccagaaaaaaaataatttagaaattaGATTtggggcatgtcaaccccaaaaataatgttttgcataatgaaagaaaacataattctaagcaactttccaatatgaaataattaaatatttgtagcgcttttaaacgttatttgtaaatgtaattgctattgaaagcagcatttgctgagctcctggttgttacattttaaacaatgttgcaaaggtcttgcttctccagcaatacagatctgtcagtctgctgccttgtgttacaatgtttcaacagtctgagcccccagggcagagaatagaaaaggacaggcaaacactgcttctaatagcaattataaatacaaataacccaaaaaccattacaaacttgtaataaatgtatattgcaaagctgcttagagttttggtttcttttattaggcaaaaaattatattttgagttgccttgtcctatAAAATGGACTCCATGGGAAATGGACTTTTCAAATTCAGAGGTTTCTAGATAAAAGGGATCCAAAACCTGTATTTGTAATACACTTTGTCAAGAGGTTGAGAAATGTAAAGTTAGTTATGAATATTTAAACCACCCAGTAACTTTCGAATTCTTACATTATAACAGTCCTTACCTGAAGGGTAGCACATAGCAGGGACTGCAAGTCATTGAACTGGATTCTATCCGAAGTGCTCTGTATGTGGGACTGTGGAAAGAAAAGGAGGGTGGAATATATAAGAGCTCTACTGGCTACAAAACACAAACTAGTCTCACGCAGCAGATGCTTTCAACTCCTACCTCCATCTGAAGTACTTGCTGTAGCCTCTCCATTATTACTAGGGTGGTTTTCTGTACTGCGGGGTAGCAGTCCTTGGCACTGTTCTTAACTATCTCCATTAGAGCTTCATAGGCAGCACTTCGCAGGTTGTTTTGATGTCCATCAGGCCTGCAATTTAAAGACTGATTAATATGCTGTTACAACTTAAAATGAAATCCATTAGCCTCATCACTTTAGGGCCACTACATCGGACAGGATCTAAGATTTTGGTTACATATAAATATGCTGAGCTTTTTTGGTGCCTTCAGAGAGTCATAATCAACACAGCTGGTTCTGCGTGGTGCATGAACTTATCATCCTTAGACAACCGCAAGTACATCCTATACTGTAAGGGAGTGTGGTGTAAAGGACTTGTAAACACTATATAGCTTCATTCATAATATCAGAGGGCCTGCATTTTTCAAATCAGCACAATTAAGAATTTAAGGCACATAATAGAGCTACACCTCACCTGTCTGTCGTCTCAAGCAGTTTCTGTACAATCACTTCAAACGAAGAGGACAGGCAGTATGAAGATGGCTCCTCCTGGTCATCAGTTACATCAGCGGCTTCATAAGCAGCCTCAGCTAAACTGGAGaaagcctgaaagagcaaaaattCAAATTCTCTCAATTCAAACATCTATTATTACACAGCATTAATATTTCCACACATGCTTAAACAAGCACATAGCAACACTTTGGTCTTACCCAGCAGACATTTGATGCCACCCTAGGTTCTGCTCCAAGACCTTCAATGAGGCACTGAAGAAGAGGTGCCAAATATACATCATTGATGGCTGCTTCAGGTAACAGCTCACATATTCGCCCCACTGTCCAGGCCGTAGTGTCTCTCACAACTACACTGGGGTCCTTCATTAGCTCAATCAGTGTAGGCATTGCCTGTTGAAAACAAATCAGCCAAGTTTTACACCTCCCCAACCTGAAGACCATTCGCTTGAAAAAAAGCCAATGCCAACTCAGTGGAAAACTTAAACTTTAGATTTAACAATTGGATTTATAAAACAGTATAAGCTGTGTAATTACTACAGGTTTCAAAACCCTGAGTGAGATATGCAAACTTGAAGAACTGAATGGAAAAGTGGAGCTACATCAGTCAGCGGTTGTTTGCTTTAAGCTTAGCCAACACACTAAAAGAATATTACTTCTCTCCAATGTAGGATGAATCAGACATTTATTATAGAGGCACAcattatataatgtgtgtatgcataaatatataataaatgtgtaCAAATATTTGCTAATGCCCCAATATATAATCAAATATTAACATCTGGTATGCAGTTAATATATATCAATTTGTATGTATTCATATCTATTGTTTTACACAGAGTATATGGGTAATGTAAGCTTAGTAGAGAACCAGTTGTCCAGGAAGCTTACACTCAATACCGCTCACACCCAAGTCAGTTTTCCATATCAAATGGATTCCTGTGACTGGTAGTCtaaatgtttgtgggttacagttaTCAAAAATCTCATTACTGTATGCAATACCTTTGAacaatgggcaatttttttttatcattccccATCTGAGCAGTTGGGATGTTAGCTGTTGCTGAAAAAAGTGTGCATTAgacagtagtgggggggggaagcagcTTGTAAGGAGACAGAGGAGCCTGTGACAAGATGTGAGGAATGCAGACCAGAGGTGCTGAAGGACAGAGGGAAGCCATGATGGGAAGAATGAAGCTGACCTCCATACTATTACTTTGGTGGTAATCATGTATACACTAAATAATCGGTAACTACATTTAGTGTGAATATTGGTAAAGTGTAACTAATCATTAAATTGAAAGGATCATTTGACTTATTACTCAACAGGTTCCTTTAAATATACACTTATTGTGGGGGGAGATTGTCTGCTTTTTCCCCCAAAagaaccataataataataataatatataaaattttaCAGTATTCAGTTATTTTGTCACAATGTCTTCAGAGAGTCATAATCAACACAGAGTTATTCTGTGTGGTGCATGAACTGGTCATCCttagacagaaaaaaaacatttttgtaactgGCTGGGAAGAAGTCTGAATTACCTGAATAACAAGAGGCTTCAGCTGACATGACTCTGGCCCTTCCAGAATGCAGCCAAACGCCATGACTGCTGCATCTCTGTAACGCCAGTCTGGATTTTTAATGTGCTCCTTGATAAATGGCAGCACGTGAGGGACAATGTCATCCTCACAGCAGGTTGCTAAAAGCATAAGACACACTCCAGCAGCCTTACAAGGGTTCCagtcatcgtcatcatcattttcatcctaaaaaaaacaaaaaaaaaaaaaatggacaagcTCAAAAACCAGACAAAACgatgtattttcattttagttACAAAGTAAGGAATCAATATTAGTCGCAACACATTCTGGTTACCTGTTTTGTGAGTGTCTGTGTCAAAATAGGAACCAAGTACTGCAAAGCCCCTTTAGCATAGAACTTGCTTGTGTGCTCTGGAGGTCTCCCTTGTTCAGCTGCCTGTTGTGAAAATTGCAGAATCTGGTTAAAAGCACTGCACCGAAGCGAAGTCACTTTACATCTAGCACCTTGAGCTGTTTTAAGGAAAATCAGAGTCAATGTAATCTAAAAGGCAGATGCTGGAATTGGAGACAAATTTTTACTCTGTAGTTTTGTACAGACAGTCAATTCTGCTTGAAGGCACCTAAGTTTAAGAGGCCAAGTTACACAGCTATAGCTGATGGATAGAAAGCAGCTCTGGCTCCAAAAGAAACTGCCCATATTTTCACCCAAAAAATATCTGCAGTTATCTCAAGTTTTTGTGCAGGTCCTGTCATTGAGAATTCCCCAAGCAAAACttgaaggacaaaaaaaaaagcaacaaaaatatagttttaaaaagaaaacaaaaaaaagttacctCTGATGCCTCAATAGCCAGGTCCATTTCTTCATCACAGACATTGGACCAAAACTCAATACCTTGCAGGGCAACTTCATCTATCTCGTTCTTCATTGCCTCTACAGTGATCTTTGAGATGCAGGAGGGAAAAAAATTAGTGCAAATCAAAAGGCATAACCCACCTAGAAAACACTTTCACCAGTACAAAACTTACAGCAAATAGTGCAGGACCCATGTAGGTTTCCATGTACTGATAATAAAGGGACATAATCTTCACCAGGTTTTGCAGCGCAGCCACTCGCACCTGTAGGAGCAATAACTTGTCACACATTTTCCAAAGAAACATAAAATTTACATTGTTCTGTGCCACAAAGACAGACATCCATTTCCATAAAAGCATAAGATTCTTACAAAACTAAGAATGCACAATAagcccattttttctttttaaatatgtcaTTCATTCAGCTTTTAAACTCTAGTTACTGCTCCTCCCAAAATGCCATTAATTTGGGTTTttacgtttttgtttttttttttattgtgtaaacACTTACCCTGGTGTCAGGACACTGAGTAGCTTCACAGACCACTTGCATAATATAGTGCCTTTCAGActgaaaataaagcattaaaatgttactttttacTGAAACACACATGAAGTTACAACAAAACTATCAATTATCTGGCGTGCATTTAATTCTGTGAAAGGAGAGAATCTCAAAGTTCTTTACTGCTAAAACCCAAGCTGGTACTTGGAGATACTATGTTCTTCCTGCATTAGGCATCACCCTTTTTAAAAGAGGTACAGGGAACAGATAAAGTTAAATCTACAGCCGGGATTAAGCCACCAATTGCACAAAAAAAGTGCTGAATAAGGTAGATAAAAGGGACATTAAAATGTAGATGGAGACTCCTGAATCAGGTTACAGACCCAACTGAATGGTGACAGCTCAGCAACTGTACACATTTTACAGATTCCAAGGCATAGAGACTTGATAACTCACATAAAACAAATAAGGGTAAAAACTACTACAAATCCAGGTTATCCTATATAAACAATGTGGGATGTGACTTCTCCCGCACCACCTATCACAGAATATGCATATTACCTCTTTGTCAAAGTTTTCTTTGGTAAATTCCAAGGAGTTAAGCAGAGCATTGGTGGCTGCCAGTCTGACATTGTTGCTCGGCTCCTCCTTTCTCATGCCCTGTATAATGGCAGTCAAGATCTCGTTCGACTTGTGCTGGAGCTGTTCTGGGTCCTAACAGAAATGGAAGATAAAGGATACAATTTGAATCTTTCTACAAATGCATACTATgagtataaataaatgtgtatgaATGATTGCAATATCCACTGACCCACTGCCTCAATTTACTTTTTAATAAGTATAAATTAACTATCTTTGTTAAAGTATATTAACCCAAATGCAGTACTAACTTATAGGAACAGGGACAACACTCACTATGTCCTGACAGATGTATCCTATGGCTTCCAATGTCGATTCTTTCATGTGCTCTGTGCTGTTGGGGTCCGTCACATTGGCAACCAGCTGGGGTATTAGTTGAGGCCATTGATTTACTGGTATCTCTGCACACGCTATGCCTGCAACACACTGTGATGCTGAACTTGGCCGGTAGCTCTCTGTTCCCAGTGTCCGCAGAACCTAAAAAATAAAGGTCATACATAGCATAAAAGTACTGCAAAACCACCAACATTTAACCTTGGATACAatctaaaaaaagatttttttacacttgaaaacaaaaatgtgcaaCACATGGTTTGCAAGCTTAATGTCAAGACACTAAAATGGTGTCTCGATAGGATAGTATAATAGACaacaacaataatattttttattcatgtgTAGGTGGAACATTGTCATATCTGGAAACAAAGCAGCTCACATTCAATTTGGTTAATATTGGATAGATCAGATTAATACTATTTAACCACAAGCTGATCTCTAGTAAATAGGGACAAAGTAGGGAAATAACTATAGGCTGTGCTGCAAATATCTTACATAAGTTTTGATTTCTCCACGGGCATGGGCATCTATTGCTAGCCATCGCTGCTGGTACTGTGCTTTTACATCTGGATCTTTAGACGTCAGGGAGTTCTTTATCTGTAAGCCGGCTGCAACTCTGGCCACCTGACTGTTTGCAGGATTTGCAAGCACTTTTGAGAGTTCCACCACAAACGTAGGCTGAAAAGAATGTAAAGAAATTTAAAAGCTTTAGAGTGCACTAAACAGACAGATTACAAGCACAGTTTCAATACTCAAAGCACAATATGTAAATGGGTATTTGACCatcaaatttaaaggaacagtaacatataaAGGAATTAGAATAGAACGTACTATTGCCATACATTGCTAAAATCGTTTGCTTCAATACTACTACAGTTTTTACAAATGTGTAGTCATGGGGGTAGCTATACAAGATGAGGTAGGGCTAAGGCCACAATTACATGGTGTGCCTTCTGCTTTTCTAGTGCTTCTAACAGATAAGACTTGTAGACTTCTATTGTATTCTATGGGTAGTGCCACACAGGGCAAATTCTTGGCATGTACAAAAGAGCAGACCAAGAATCTGCCCCcatgcttaaaaaaaacaaaaagttgtgCCTGCAACTGTAAGTATTGTTTCAGCCAGCATGCAGGCACACAGTATCTGAGCCCGTAACTGCATACTTGAGCAATTTCCAGCTGAATTATGCTGCAGGCGCAGGTACAATTATCAGGTTTTCAAAGTGTCAGGGCAAATCCGTCCAGTGTAGCACTGGCCTATGGAGTTTATCCGCCATATAAGCCTGTGCCTTTATACTTTTTGAGCCTAAGCTACCCtgtggatacacagcagcttgttagtacagtatattttccattgcagggcaacagcacattataattcagggggagaaaaaaaaaaacctttttgcatgttactgctcctttaagtaGAACACTGCTTTGGGCCAGACGGTAACAATTTGGGAACCACTATTCTAAAGTTAAAAGTCAAACCTGAAAGAACCACTTCTGTCTATAGAGGGCCTGCAGTTAAATGTGCACCAACATGTGATATCATTTCTGGCCCTATGGCTGATCACATCTGCCCAACTAGAGTTATGTGGATGACCAAACCGAACAGATTGCCAAAACATAAGTTATATGCAAGGCCAGCTATGTTTAATTGGGCCCAAAAATATTAGGAAAGATGTTGCTGTACTTACTATAAGCTCTAATGTAAGGCTCTTATCCCCTTCCCGGTGTGCCTAAAAATGTTAAGCTACCTGACATGATTATTCCATGTGCTTGAAGAAATTTAATGTATAAAAGTGTTGTTACTTAGTGCAGCTATGAAATTCATTAATGAATGTGGATAGTAGAAGAACGGTCtgcagcagaagaaaaaaaactttggtGGAATTGCAACGAAACATCTCAAAActttattaaacatccactatAGTTTTCTTTGCCTTCTAATTAATtagcaattaggcaggttttCATAAAGGTTAAATGTAATGgacacatcccccccccctcccaacctCATCTAAAGTTACTATGATTACAGATCCTTTATTTGAAGGCAATCTGTCTCTGGGACTAATGTACTAACAGAAGTGCTAAACTGCAAGAGTACAGTAGCCACCATCTCTAATAACTTCTGACTGACCAACAAAAGTGTCACTCTGTGCTCATCTTCTTAAACTGTGGTCAGGCACACTGGTTTATCAAAATTTCAACATTACTGCCCAAACAGTGTTTAGGGAGCCTTGCCAGCAGGACTAGACTAAGATCAAAAATAATGCCCTGTCAGTTAAGCTACACAGACTCAAACAGGACCAATAACATCCTATTTGCAGCCCCTAAAGTACTGGCCAGTTGTTCTGTCAGAAGAAAATCTGATGATTGTTGGAATAGAGCGGACACCGCTGCAGATTCACTCATTAGCACAATCAGTCAAATGAGGCAAAGTATCTTGCTATTCAAATAGAATCCTGCCCATACAGCACAGACTTGTTTTGCAGTTATCTGACTGACTTATATAAGCGCTACCTTTTGTCCAATCTCTACCTTTTCACTTAACATACACAACACTTCTAATTTTTCGTAGCCAATTGGGCAGGTCAGACATTTAACTGGCTGATCCAACAAGGGACCAGAAATTGGATCATTCTGTGTGACCTAAGGAGACATCAACATGCTGGACAATTTTCAGGGAAAACTTTATTTGGGTAGGTCTCTTGAGGACACCATATACAGACCAAGAAGGGCAGCGGGACacagtgagattagtcgccccgcgacaaatcttcattgttatgggcgactaatcccccgcaatgccatcccaccagctagaatgtaaatcgccggcagGATGGAATACGCATTTCTGCAATGTCCCGAAATCGGCCGAAATTGTCTTGAAAGGAAACTTTGGGACACtgcagcgacgcatatgccatcccaccggcgatttacattctagccagtgggatggcattgccggGAGATTTGACACTGGCCAattaatctccacgtgtgccactgccctaagtggATAAACTGATCTAAAAGtcagtagcttttttttttagcctatGCAAGGCCACTTTAAGTGATTGTTATTATAAAAACAAAGTGACATGGAGGTAAGAGATGAATTCTGGCATGAGGAAAGGTACATGATGGTTCTATTAAACCAGTGGTGCCCAGATTTTGTCACTCTGTGATCTACTCTTCCCACCTGGCCTCAGTCATGAgctctaccacagttaaaatagtgcaacgtctatcatttggcacaATAAGCAACAGAAATATCAAtggatgtttaacaaatacacatagcaatatataaatgcagtgccaaattcacatttaatgcccacataacattattcacgtgccaacttcaagtttaatgtgaaaggattgtagtagtttttacttcccttccttatggcccactttgtagtctgcacacagaaacatatatgaagtgggaacaaatatatacagtggcccagtggggacaatcttctatactgggatgaaactacaaagacggcTTGAGCAGTCGCACTTGAAAGCTtcagtatgctgggggggggggggggggaagtggcgggatgtcatcccactgcattccaccttgaGGTCTACCGGTAGACCGTGATCTACCTTTTGTGCACCCCTGTATTAaaccctgccccccacccccagcctgGTCTTTGCCAAGTAAAGATGGCAGCCATTGGCACCACTTGTTTCCCGAGATCCTTTCCTAACATTTcaaaaacttaaaggaacagtaacaccaaaaaatgaaagtgttttaaagtaattgaaatataacgtactgttgccctgcactagtaaaactcgggtgtttgcttcaggaacactactatattttatataaatacactgctgagtagccctgggggcagccattcaagctggaaaaaagtcacaggttacatagcaaataacagataagacaccattgtattctacagagtttatctgttagctgctatataacctgtgccttttcttcttttgaatggctgcccccatggctacacaccagggtttatataaactctagtaatgtttctgaagcaaacatacaatttTTACCAGGGCAGCAATAcagtatagtttaatttcttgaaaatatatacatttttttggtgttactgttcctttaagcgcaGGTCAGTTTTGAAGAAAACAGTAACATGTCAGCTTCATGGCAAAGCAATACAAAACATTTGGTACTTAGAGAATACCTTGAAACAGGAAGCAAGCATTTAGTTTGCAGGGTTTAACGACATTTATTGCAATACAAGGAAGCTCACAATGACAGGAATGTGGCATGTCACACTGCACCTACACTGAGTTCTGTACATTCTCCAAGgactgcaaaaaaatgcaatttgtcaGCACAGGAAAATCACACAAC includes:
- the kpnb1 gene encoding importin subunit beta-1 isoform X2, translated to MELVTILEKTVSPDRNELEAAQKFLEQAAVENLPTFVVELSKVLANPANSQVARVAAGLQIKNSLTSKDPDVKAQYQQRWLAIDAHARGEIKTYVLRTLGTESYRPSSASQCVAGIACAEIPVNQWPQLIPQLVANVTDPNSTEHMKESTLEAIGYICQDIDPEQLQHKSNEILTAIIQGMRKEEPSNNVRLAATNALLNSLEFTKENFDKESERHYIMQVVCEATQCPDTRVRVAALQNLVKIMSLYYQYMETYMGPALFAITVEAMKNEIDEVALQGIEFWSNVCDEEMDLAIEASEAAEQGRPPEHTSKFYAKGALQYLVPILTQTLTKQDENDDDDDWNPCKAAGVCLMLLATCCEDDIVPHVLPFIKEHIKNPDWRYRDAAVMAFGCILEGPESCQLKPLVIQAMPTLIELMKDPSVVVRDTTAWTVGRICELLPEAAINDVYLAPLLQCLIEGLGAEPRVASNVCWAFSSLAEAAYEAADVTDDQEEPSSYCLSSSFEVIVQKLLETTDRPDGHQNNLRSAAYEALMEIVKNSAKDCYPAVQKTTLVIMERLQQVLQMESHIQSTSDRIQFNDLQSLLCATLQNVLRKVQHQDALQISDVVMASLLRMFQSTAGSGGVQEDALMAVSTLVEVLGAEFLKYMEAFKPFLGIGLKNYAEYQVCLAAVGLVGDLCRALQSNILPFCDEMMQLLLENLGNENVHRSVKPQILSVFGDVALAIGGEFKKYLDVVLNTLQQASQAQVDKE
- the kpnb1 gene encoding importin subunit beta-1 isoform X1, with translation MELVTILEKTVSPDRNELEAAQKFLEQAAVENLPTFVVELSKVLANPANSQVARVAAGLQIKNSLTSKDPDVKAQYQQRWLAIDAHARGEIKTYVLRTLGTESYRPSSASQCVAGIACAEIPVNQWPQLIPQLVANVTDPNSTEHMKESTLEAIGYICQDIDPEQLQHKSNEILTAIIQGMRKEEPSNNVRLAATNALLNSLEFTKENFDKESERHYIMQVVCEATQCPDTRVRVAALQNLVKIMSLYYQYMETYMGPALFAITVEAMKNEIDEVALQGIEFWSNVCDEEMDLAIEASEAAEQGRPPEHTSKFYAKGALQYLVPILTQTLTKQDENDDDDDWNPCKAAGVCLMLLATCCEDDIVPHVLPFIKEHIKNPDWRYRDAAVMAFGCILEGPESCQLKPLVIQAMPTLIELMKDPSVVVRDTTAWTVGRICELLPEAAINDVYLAPLLQCLIEGLGAEPRVASNVCWAFSSLAEAAYEAADVTDDQEEPSSYCLSSSFEVIVQKLLETTDRPDGHQNNLRSAAYEALMEIVKNSAKDCYPAVQKTTLVIMERLQQVLQMESHIQSTSDRIQFNDLQSLLCATLQNVLRKVQHQDALQISDVVMASLLRMFQSTAGSGGVQEDALMAVSTLVEVLGAEFLKYMEAFKPFLGIGLKNYAEYQVCLAAVGLVGDLCRALQSNILPFCDEMMQLLLENLGNENVHRSVKPQILSVFGDVALAIGGEFKKYLDVVLNTLQQASQAQVDKSDYDMVDYLNELREGCLEAYTGIIQGLKGDQENVHPDVMLVQPRVEFILSFIDHIAGDEDHTDSVVACGAGLIGDLCTAFGKDVLKLVEARPLIHELLTEGRRSKTNKTKTLATWATKELRKLKNQA